The following are from one region of the Blastocatellia bacterium genome:
- a CDS encoding GGDEF domain-containing protein, translated as MEKKDTKAFGDQTIEFQMSEWTSFAGSEGFYFTVIEGTDFGRVFLLEKSETVLGRSDEADIQVDDEKVSRKHLKLCMVKNHKGESRAKVVDLNSKNGIFVNGIRTYEEDLRSGDKIKVGDTILKFEIKDRLDVSYHDKLYQQATRDPLTGLSNRNYFRNELKKFVSLSARYNRALSVIMLDIDFFKKINDTYGHDVGDNVLKSVAEILMRHVRTHDVAARFGGEEFVMLLPETSLGGAVVVAERIRTAVENVDFNSAGCRHNVTISIGVAEYLGDGTDVEEVIKKADEALYKAKSSGRNRVCMSE; from the coding sequence ATGGAAAAAAAAGATACAAAAGCTTTTGGAGATCAAACAATAGAATTCCAAATGTCTGAATGGACAAGCTTTGCTGGTTCAGAAGGTTTCTATTTTACGGTTATTGAAGGCACAGATTTTGGGCGTGTTTTTTTGTTAGAAAAGTCTGAAACGGTTTTAGGTCGTAGCGATGAGGCAGACATCCAAGTAGATGATGAAAAAGTTTCTCGTAAACATCTAAAACTTTGTATGGTTAAAAATCATAAAGGTGAATCACGAGCTAAAGTTGTAGACCTAAATAGCAAAAATGGTATCTTTGTTAATGGTATTCGTACTTATGAAGAGGACTTAAGAAGCGGTGATAAAATAAAAGTTGGTGACACAATCTTAAAGTTTGAAATTAAAGATCGCTTAGATGTTTCTTATCACGATAAACTTTATCAACAAGCAACACGTGACCCGCTTACAGGACTTTCAAACCGCAACTATTTTCGTAATGAACTAAAAAAATTTGTTTCTTTATCTGCTCGTTATAATCGAGCATTATCAGTGATAATGCTTGATATAGATTTCTTTAAGAAAATTAATGATACATATGGACATGATGTTGGAGATAATGTCTTAAAAAGTGTAGCAGAAATTTTAATGCGACATGTACGAACACATGATGTTGCTGCCCGTTTTGGTGGAGAAGAATTTGTAATGCTACTGCCTGAAACTAGTTTGGGTGGTGCTGTTGTGGTTGCTGAACGTATAAGAACGGCGGTTGAAAATGTTGATTTTAACTCAGCAGGTTGTCGCCATAATGTTACTATAAGTATTGGTGTTGCTGAATATTTAGGTGATGGTACTGATGTTGAGGAAGTAATTAAAAAAGCTGATGAAGCACTTTATAAAGCTAAATCTTCTGGTCGTAACCGAGTTTGTATGAGTGAGTAA
- a CDS encoding molybdopterin oxidoreductase family protein — MSENLINTQNNLQIIHAVCPHDCPDTCSMNVTIQDGKAIKIAGNPDHRFTDGFLCSKVSKYLDRVYHSGRVLYPQRRVGKKGSGQFTRISWDEALTEITTRFQQIAKEYGPQSILPYSYAGTMGLLNYGSMDRRFFNRLGASLLDRTICATAGATGYRYSIGASLGYDPEAIKFAKLIVIMGSNILTANVHMWPFIAEARKSGAKVIVIDPYYNRTAAVCDEYIAIRPGTDGALALGLMNVIINENLYDKDYVNNYTLGFEQLKERLKEYPPDRVSKITSIPVDKIIELARALATEQPAAIRISYGLQRHRGGGMAVRNLACIPALTGAWRHTGGGILLSTSGAFPININALERPDLVPKGTRTINMSRLGEALTSNLEPPVKAIYVYNSNPVAVAPNSKAVITGFEREDLFTVVHEQFQTDTADYADILLPATTQLEHFDLHKAYGHFYLMLNKPAIAPLGEAKSNTTVFRELAQRMGFKEDCFFDSDEQMAEQVLNSTHPALEGITLERLKSENTIRLNLPSPYLPFAEGNFLTPSGKCEFYSESMLQAGLDPLPTYIPPIESAEASPELFARYPIALISPPAHSFLNSTFANVPKLLKNEREPMIEINPDDAASRGIENEMLVKVFNDRGELQLKAIISQKVKPGIAVSPSVWWHKLSPYKRNANFTTSETITDMGGGATFYDNLVEIEPV, encoded by the coding sequence ATGTCTGAAAATCTGATAAATACACAAAATAACTTACAAATAATCCATGCTGTTTGCCCACACGACTGCCCCGACACTTGTTCAATGAATGTCACAATCCAAGACGGCAAAGCAATTAAAATTGCAGGAAACCCTGATCACCGATTTACTGATGGTTTTCTTTGTTCTAAAGTCTCCAAATATTTAGATCGTGTTTATCATTCAGGCCGTGTCCTTTATCCACAACGTAGAGTAGGAAAAAAAGGCTCTGGACAATTTACCCGTATTAGCTGGGATGAAGCTTTAACAGAAATTACTACACGCTTTCAACAGATCGCCAAAGAATATGGCCCACAATCAATCCTTCCTTATAGTTATGCTGGAACAATGGGACTACTTAATTATGGAAGTATGGATCGTCGTTTCTTTAACCGACTAGGAGCATCTCTTTTAGATCGAACTATTTGTGCAACTGCTGGTGCAACAGGCTATCGCTACAGCATAGGTGCGTCATTAGGCTATGACCCTGAAGCAATTAAATTTGCAAAATTAATTGTAATTATGGGTAGCAATATCTTAACTGCTAATGTCCATATGTGGCCCTTTATTGCCGAAGCTAGAAAATCAGGCGCAAAAGTTATTGTAATCGACCCTTACTATAACCGGACAGCGGCTGTTTGTGATGAATATATTGCTATTAGACCTGGTACGGATGGAGCCTTAGCTCTAGGTTTAATGAATGTTATTATTAATGAAAATCTTTATGACAAAGATTATGTAAATAACTATACTCTAGGTTTTGAACAACTTAAAGAACGATTAAAAGAATATCCTCCTGATCGAGTATCAAAAATTACAAGTATTCCTGTAGATAAAATCATTGAACTTGCTCGCGCCTTGGCAACTGAGCAACCAGCAGCAATCCGAATTAGTTACGGACTCCAACGTCATCGCGGCGGTGGAATGGCAGTAAGAAATTTAGCCTGCATTCCTGCTTTAACCGGAGCTTGGCGACACACAGGCGGAGGAATTTTACTTTCAACTAGTGGAGCTTTCCCAATAAATATCAATGCTTTAGAGCGTCCTGATTTAGTGCCTAAAGGGACTAGAACAATTAACATGTCTCGTTTAGGTGAAGCTTTAACTAGTAATCTTGAGCCACCTGTAAAAGCAATTTATGTTTATAATTCTAATCCCGTAGCAGTAGCACCTAATAGCAAAGCCGTAATAACTGGATTTGAGCGAGAAGACCTTTTTACAGTTGTTCATGAACAATTCCAAACCGATACGGCTGATTATGCAGATATTTTACTGCCAGCTACCACTCAATTAGAGCATTTTGACTTACATAAAGCTTACGGACATTTTTACCTAATGCTTAACAAACCAGCTATTGCCCCTCTTGGCGAAGCTAAATCAAATACAACAGTTTTTCGAGAGCTAGCCCAAAGAATGGGATTTAAGGAAGATTGCTTTTTTGATTCAGATGAACAAATGGCTGAGCAGGTGCTAAATTCTACACATCCAGCTTTAGAAGGAATTACGTTAGAAAGATTAAAGTCTGAAAATACTATAAGACTTAATCTTCCTAGTCCATATCTACCTTTTGCTGAAGGCAATTTCCTTACTCCTTCTGGAAAATGTGAATTTTATTCTGAAAGTATGTTACAAGCTGGACTAGATCCATTACCTACTTATATTCCACCTATTGAAAGTGCTGAAGCTAGCCCAGAACTATTTGCCCGTTATCCTATAGCCTTAATTTCGCCGCCTGCACATAGTTTTCTTAACTCAACATTTGCAAATGTTCCAAAACTACTAAAAAATGAACGTGAGCCAATGATTGAAATTAATCCAGACGATGCTGCCAGTCGAGGAATTGAAAATGAAATGTTGGTAAAAGTTTTTAATGATCGTGGAGAACTACAACTTAAAGCTATAATTTCTCAAAAAGTAAAGCCTGGGATTGCTGTCTCGCCTTCGGTTTGGTGGCATAAACTTAGCCCCTATAAACGTAATGCTAACTTTACAACTTCAGAAACTATTACGGATATGGGTGGTGGTGCGACTTTTTATGATAATCTAGTAGAAATTGAGCCTGTTTAA
- a CDS encoding response regulator gives MGKTLSQVLTTHRNLLQEQILASANYNKTDKPSVADANLTILIQHILDLVIEQIPTVNEGLFGHKLIELTRNDEQICLPGLGPALSNLRNSVFSLLAKELPQNYWSTFYLHLSSGIDACLLSDNTLAEVSANPIKTVNRLLAAEAQTKREISINTINRAINSSLELSEIIKSVAYELSQMLGVAHLAVYRATSEKLLTLEHEFIRQKSNSQVHDLLISTENPLIKPSIENKATFAVSNIEAELLSSSLGSNPKWLKSRAKVMACLTQAIFINNKFWGVLYLTEQSKRDWTSEDISLVETIADQLTIAIRQAELFATIARTNQEWTSTFDAISDAIFILDRVKFLHRANKAASQLLGKPLLEIMGSDSADLHPIFRDTQNLLSQVISSNQSQTFEQTYGDPPRSLLLKADPIKFTQGESFGVVCVLRDITSNRPAPEQVIHTDKLHSLGQMASGVAHDFNNVLATILGRTQLLKRLAESDQIRRGLEIIETAALDGAATARRIQNFARLNPTNVDFNYIDLNQLITDSLEFTTTRWNSDAHAKGINFEVTTSLTPSIGTLGDASELREVFVNLIFNAVDAMPKGGKLHISSAIDSNYAVIKVSDNGIGMSSEIKNKIFEPFFTTKGSSGTGLGLSVSLSIIAHHNGTIEIDSEPGKGTTFFIRLPLVENEPAAITSSLPTTESMPCAKILIVDDEDSVREVLADILDIFGHTIVSCASAQEGLNTLETTNFDIIFTDLAMPDMDGWALAEKVRQKFQQIKIVLMTGYGADTNPENQNKVDAIVSKPFEIEQLRVTLVNLLRH, from the coding sequence ATGGGAAAAACCCTATCACAAGTACTAACAACTCATCGTAATCTGTTGCAAGAGCAAATCTTAGCCAGTGCTAATTATAATAAAACAGATAAACCATCTGTGGCTGATGCTAATTTAACTATACTAATTCAACATATTTTAGATTTAGTAATTGAACAAATCCCAACAGTTAATGAAGGCTTATTTGGTCATAAATTAATAGAACTTACTCGTAATGATGAACAAATTTGTTTGCCAGGCCTAGGGCCAGCACTCTCAAACTTACGTAATTCTGTCTTTTCACTCCTAGCTAAAGAACTACCTCAAAATTATTGGTCTACCTTTTATTTACATTTATCTAGTGGTATAGATGCCTGTTTACTTAGTGATAATACATTAGCTGAAGTCTCGGCTAACCCTATTAAAACCGTAAATCGACTACTAGCCGCTGAAGCACAAACAAAAAGAGAAATAAGCATAAACACTATTAACCGAGCAATTAACAGCAGTTTAGAGTTATCAGAAATTATTAAATCTGTAGCTTATGAATTAAGTCAAATGCTTGGTGTTGCTCATTTAGCTGTTTATCGAGCTACTAGTGAAAAACTTCTTACTTTAGAACATGAATTTATTCGCCAAAAATCTAATAGCCAAGTACATGACTTACTTATTTCTACTGAAAATCCTTTAATTAAACCCTCTATTGAAAATAAAGCTACTTTTGCTGTCTCTAATATTGAAGCAGAACTATTAAGTAGTTCTTTAGGATCAAATCCTAAATGGTTAAAATCTCGTGCTAAAGTTATGGCGTGTTTAACACAAGCAATTTTTATTAATAATAAGTTTTGGGGTGTGCTTTATTTAACAGAACAAAGCAAACGTGATTGGACAAGCGAAGATATTTCATTAGTAGAAACCATAGCAGATCAACTAACAATCGCAATCAGACAAGCAGAACTTTTTGCAACCATAGCTAGAACTAATCAAGAATGGACAAGCACTTTTGATGCTATATCTGATGCTATTTTTATTCTTGACCGTGTAAAGTTTCTACACCGAGCAAATAAGGCTGCTAGCCAACTTTTAGGAAAACCTCTTTTAGAAATTATGGGTTCAGATTCTGCTGATTTACACCCTATTTTTCGTGATACACAAAATTTGTTGTCCCAAGTTATTTCTTCTAACCAATCACAAACATTTGAACAAACTTATGGTGATCCTCCTCGCTCTTTATTACTTAAGGCAGACCCTATTAAATTTACCCAAGGAGAAAGCTTTGGTGTGGTTTGCGTACTAAGAGATATTACTAGCAACCGTCCTGCTCCAGAACAAGTAATTCACACAGATAAACTACATTCATTAGGTCAAATGGCTTCAGGTGTAGCACATGATTTTAATAATGTACTAGCAACTATCTTAGGTAGGACTCAGCTACTAAAACGTCTAGCAGAAAGTGACCAGATCCGTCGAGGATTAGAAATCATTGAAACTGCTGCATTGGACGGCGCAGCAACAGCCCGTAGGATACAAAATTTTGCTCGACTAAACCCTACTAATGTTGATTTTAATTATATCGATCTTAATCAGCTAATTACTGACTCCCTTGAATTTACTACTACTCGTTGGAATAGTGATGCTCACGCTAAAGGAATTAATTTTGAAGTAACTACTTCTTTAACTCCAAGTATTGGAACTTTAGGCGATGCTTCTGAACTTAGAGAAGTGTTTGTTAATTTAATTTTTAATGCTGTAGATGCAATGCCTAAGGGAGGTAAGCTACATATTAGTTCTGCTATAGATTCAAATTATGCAGTAATAAAAGTATCTGATAATGGCATTGGAATGTCATCAGAAATTAAAAATAAAATATTTGAGCCTTTTTTTACTACTAAAGGATCTTCTGGTACTGGTTTAGGCCTTTCTGTTTCTTTAAGTATTATTGCTCATCATAATGGTACAATTGAAATTGATAGCGAGCCAGGAAAAGGAACTACATTTTTTATTCGCTTACCACTAGTAGAAAATGAACCTGCTGCCATTACATCATCTCTACCAACTACTGAGTCTATGCCCTGTGCAAAAATTTTGATTGTTGATGATGAAGATTCTGTTCGTGAAGTTCTAGCTGATATTTTAGATATATTTGGTCATACAATTGTTAGTTGTGCCTCTGCTCAAGAAGGTCTAAATACTTTAGAAACAACAAATTTTGATATTATTTTTACTGATCTAGCCATGCCTGATATGGATGGTTGGGCATTGGCAGAAAAAGTCCGTCAAAAATTCCAACAAATTAAAATAGTTTTAATGACTGGTTATGGTGCTGACACTAATCCTGAAAATCAAAATAAAGTAGATGCTATTGTTTCTAAACCTTTTGAAATTGAACAACTACGAGTAACCCTTGTTAATTTATTACGTCATTAG
- a CDS encoding diaminopimelate epimerase, translating to MIDFHKVHGLANDFIIIDATAVPNRDYASLATSICSRHTGVGADGMLVIVHVSGDEADFSLRFFNADGTEAEMSGNGIRCAAAVLYDSNRIYNKELNIRTRSGIKTLKLRSQSMSLFEFEVIMGKPIFSSKDIPMQLDENLSQVINYPLTLSEQTLSITALSTGNPHCSVFVDDFDALDWRKIGAEISVHPLFPNKVNVEFIKVLSRQEIAVRFWERGVGETSSSGTGACAASIASIINNLTDRQVQVSTSSGDLQVNWRADETVTLTGPSEIICQGRYRLK from the coding sequence ATGATAGATTTTCATAAAGTACATGGTCTTGCCAATGATTTTATTATCATAGATGCCACGGCTGTCCCAAATCGTGATTATGCAAGTTTGGCTACCTCTATTTGCAGTCGTCACACAGGCGTTGGTGCAGATGGAATGCTAGTAATTGTTCATGTTTCTGGAGATGAAGCTGATTTTTCCTTACGTTTTTTTAATGCCGATGGAACAGAAGCAGAAATGTCTGGTAATGGCATTCGTTGTGCGGCTGCTGTTTTGTATGATAGCAACCGTATTTACAATAAAGAACTAAATATTCGTACTCGCTCAGGTATTAAAACCTTAAAACTACGTAGTCAATCAATGTCTCTTTTTGAATTTGAAGTAATAATGGGGAAACCAATATTTTCTTCAAAAGATATTCCAATGCAGCTAGATGAAAATTTATCTCAAGTTATTAACTACCCTTTAACTTTATCTGAGCAAACGCTTTCTATCACAGCATTATCAACAGGCAATCCTCATTGCTCAGTTTTTGTTGATGATTTTGATGCTTTGGATTGGCGCAAAATAGGTGCAGAAATTTCTGTTCATCCACTTTTTCCTAATAAAGTAAATGTTGAATTTATTAAAGTTCTATCCAGACAAGAAATTGCTGTTAGGTTTTGGGAAAGAGGCGTAGGAGAAACTTCATCATCTGGCACAGGAGCTTGTGCAGCTTCAATTGCTTCAATAATCAATAACTTAACAGATCGTCAAGTTCAAGTTAGCACTTCTTCAGGTGATCTACAAGTCAATTGGCGTGCAGATGAAACAGTCACATTAACCGGGCCATCTGAAATTATTTGCCAAGGTCGATATAGATTAAAGTAA
- a CDS encoding bifunctional hydroxymethylpyrimidine kinase/phosphomethylpyrimidine kinase: MSILVVGSVAFDAVKTPFGEREEILGGSATHFAIAASFFTNVSIVAVVGEDFSENYKDVFRTRNIDITGLEQAQGKTFRWKGEYGYDLNTRQTIYTHLNVFADFKPKLPESSSYCPFLFLGNISPDLQLEVRKHVDARLVALDTMNYWIEKSPQELKEVLKVVDILIINDEEARELAQEPNLIKASKKILQMGPKRIVVKRGEYGAVMFSQNSYFAMPAFPQEEVYDPTGAGDTFAGGFVGYLAATNQIDEAAMRRAMIYGSVMASFNVEAFGCERLEQLSYQTINERFRQFKEITHFDELVFEKKLS, translated from the coding sequence ATGTCCATTTTAGTTGTCGGTTCTGTGGCTTTTGATGCAGTAAAAACACCCTTTGGTGAGAGAGAAGAAATTTTAGGAGGTTCAGCCACCCACTTTGCCATTGCTGCTTCCTTTTTTACAAATGTTAGTATTGTTGCTGTAGTAGGAGAAGATTTTTCAGAAAATTATAAAGATGTTTTCCGCACTCGTAACATTGATATTACTGGTTTGGAACAAGCACAAGGAAAAACTTTTCGTTGGAAAGGCGAGTATGGTTATGACCTAAACACTCGTCAAACTATTTACACCCACCTAAATGTTTTTGCAGATTTTAAGCCTAAATTACCAGAAAGTTCTAGTTATTGCCCTTTCCTTTTCCTAGGTAATATTAGCCCTGATTTACAATTAGAAGTCCGTAAGCATGTAGATGCTCGATTAGTTGCTTTAGATACAATGAATTACTGGATTGAAAAATCCCCTCAAGAACTTAAAGAAGTGCTTAAAGTAGTAGATATCTTAATTATTAATGATGAAGAAGCTAGGGAATTAGCACAGGAGCCAAATTTAATTAAAGCTAGCAAAAAAATCTTGCAAATGGGGCCAAAACGTATAGTTGTTAAGCGTGGTGAGTATGGCGCAGTAATGTTTTCTCAAAATTCTTATTTTGCTATGCCAGCTTTCCCCCAAGAAGAGGTTTATGACCCAACTGGTGCAGGCGACACGTTTGCAGGTGGCTTTGTTGGCTATCTAGCAGCTACTAATCAAATTGATGAAGCTGCTATGCGTCGAGCAATGATTTATGGCTCGGTTATGGCTTCTTTTAATGTAGAAGCTTTTGGTTGTGAGCGACTAGAACAGCTTTCTTATCAAACAATTAACGAGCGTTTTCGACAATTCAAAGAAATTACTCATTTTGATGAATTAGTTTTTGAAAAAAAACTTAGCTAA
- the bamD gene encoding outer membrane protein assembly factor BamD, whose protein sequence is MLYRNLFIFLLLSTLVLISGLPSSTLAQGGLQQQQLDLPRDPALEKEAKHNLDVAKFYLKRKAYKAVTDRLLEIIYTYPKFSRLDEVLFILADSFLKLDEKSEAAKFYQQLVQDFPDSEYSKDAKKN, encoded by the coding sequence ATGCTTTACCGTAACTTATTTATTTTCTTACTTTTATCTACTTTAGTACTAATTAGTGGATTGCCTTCTAGCACTTTAGCTCAAGGTGGTTTACAACAACAACAATTAGATCTACCTCGTGATCCAGCATTAGAAAAAGAAGCTAAACATAATTTAGACGTTGCGAAATTTTACCTAAAAAGAAAAGCCTATAAAGCTGTAACTGACCGTTTATTAGAAATTATTTATACTTATCCAAAATTTTCTCGCTTAGATGAAGTTCTCTTTATTTTGGCAGATTCTTTTCTAAAGTTAGATGAAAAAAGTGAAGCAGCAAAATTTTATCAACAATTAGTACAAGACTTTCCAGATAGTGAATATAGTAAAGATGCTAAGAAAAATTAG